A genomic region of Fodinisporobacter ferrooxydans contains the following coding sequences:
- a CDS encoding DNA cytosine methyltransferase, with protein sequence MYEIIVDSFAGGGGASTGIELAIGRSVDIAINHDPAAIAMHRANHPETKHYCESVWDVDPREVVKGRQVALCWFSPDCKHHSRAKGGKPRDNNVRGLAWVGVRWGATVQPRVIMLENVVEFQEWGPLTADGFPDKKQKGRTFNVFVNALKRQGYKVDWNELTASDYGAPTIRKRFFLIARCDGRPIIWPEPTHGDPESIAVKTGKLNPWHTAAEIIDWSIPCPSIFERKKPLVDKTLRRIARGLWKFIINNPKPFIAPVTWKANDHSGEVVAFLAQYHSETANHEVRGQVLDKPIMTLDTSNRYALVTSHLVKMKGDNIGQPVTNPIQTITAGGLHFGEVRAFLVKYYGTGEGQVLTEPLHTIPTKDRFGLVTIHGQDYQIVDIGMRMLEPHELFAAQGFPSNYIIDRDADGKAYPKSAQVARCGNSVPPPFAEHLVRVNLPELCPGSGSAISFERYKQTAPGQLAFSM encoded by the coding sequence GTGTATGAAATTATCGTTGATTCGTTCGCCGGTGGCGGGGGAGCAAGTACCGGCATAGAACTGGCAATCGGGCGCAGCGTTGATATTGCTATCAATCATGATCCAGCTGCCATTGCAATGCATCGTGCCAATCACCCGGAAACAAAACATTACTGCGAATCTGTTTGGGATGTCGATCCGCGCGAGGTTGTAAAAGGCCGTCAGGTTGCACTCTGTTGGTTCTCACCGGATTGCAAACATCATAGTAGAGCCAAGGGCGGCAAACCAAGAGATAACAACGTACGAGGTCTAGCATGGGTTGGTGTTCGGTGGGGAGCAACCGTACAGCCGAGGGTAATTATGTTGGAGAATGTTGTTGAATTTCAAGAATGGGGACCGCTAACTGCTGATGGATTTCCGGATAAGAAACAAAAAGGACGAACGTTCAATGTATTCGTTAATGCACTGAAACGGCAAGGATATAAGGTTGATTGGAATGAATTGACCGCTTCGGATTACGGAGCGCCAACTATCCGGAAACGATTCTTTTTAATAGCGAGATGTGATGGTCGTCCAATCATATGGCCTGAACCAACTCATGGAGATCCGGAAAGTATAGCAGTGAAAACAGGAAAACTTAACCCTTGGCATACAGCAGCCGAGATTATTGATTGGTCGATTCCGTGTCCAAGTATCTTTGAACGGAAAAAACCGCTAGTCGATAAAACATTACGGCGAATTGCACGAGGTTTATGGAAATTTATCATTAACAATCCAAAGCCTTTTATCGCTCCAGTTACTTGGAAAGCGAATGACCATTCTGGTGAAGTTGTTGCTTTCCTTGCACAGTATCATAGCGAAACAGCAAATCATGAAGTTCGCGGTCAGGTTTTAGATAAACCCATAATGACTTTGGATACATCGAATCGATATGCACTTGTAACTTCGCATTTGGTCAAGATGAAAGGTGACAACATCGGACAACCAGTTACCAATCCAATACAGACTATAACAGCTGGCGGGTTACATTTCGGAGAAGTAAGAGCGTTTCTTGTAAAATATTACGGCACCGGAGAAGGGCAAGTGCTAACCGAACCATTACATACGATTCCAACAAAGGATCGGTTCGGGTTAGTAACAATTCACGGACAAGACTATCAAATTGTTGATATAGGCATGAGAATGCTAGAACCACATGAATTGTTTGCAGCTCAAGGTTTTCCAAGCAATTACATCATCGATCGAGATGCTGACGGAAAAGCATATCCAAAGTCAGCACAAGTTGCAAGATGCGGAAATTCAGTTCCACCACCGTTTGCCGAACATTTAGTTCGTGTAAATTTACCGGAGTTGTGTCCGGGATCCGGAAGTGCGATTTCGTTTGAACGATATAAACAAACAGCGCCTGGACAGTTGGCATTTTCGATGTGA
- a CDS encoding DUF6011 domain-containing protein has product MKEYENCVICGRPLSGKRSRRLGTGPVCRKKGKQNLDKQLSIELSEEGKPVESATHQHACAS; this is encoded by the coding sequence TTGAAAGAATACGAGAATTGCGTGATTTGCGGTCGACCATTAAGTGGTAAAAGAAGTCGCCGTTTAGGAACTGGTCCTGTTTGCCGGAAGAAAGGAAAACAAAACTTGGACAAGCAGTTATCAATTGAACTTAGCGAGGAGGGGAAACCAGTTGAATCAGCTACCCATCAACATGCATGTGCATCCTGA
- a CDS encoding DDE-type integrase/transposase/recombinase, giving the protein MDEQNRERVALFRYGIIAPLLNEQVDRATYLAEVSAKTHEVPYYGSKEFTPKTILAWLRQYRRNGFDALKPQARSDRGQSRSLSGELQLHLVSLRKENQGMPVTVFYDQLVQQGEILPQDVSYTSIYRLLKKEGLLGKGIVRSPERKRFSHDTVNMLWQTDLSDGPYLRTGDKKIKTYLIAVIDDCSRLCTFAQFVPSEKFDGLRTVLKEALLRRGIPKMLYTDNGKIFRSDTLHLACAELGIHLLHTQPYDAASKGKIERLFGTIKTRFYSLLKAKPASSLEELNERFWKWLEEDYHRKPHSSLNGKMPLEVYLSQIDQVRMVDDPAKLDPIFLKRENRTVKHDGTFSLNNQLYEVPERFIGQKIEIRYDEQGVHIYEDGKPVARASEVNFHDNAHVKRKRPAISFADMQGMDRKGEDRE; this is encoded by the coding sequence ATGGATGAACAAAACCGGGAACGCGTGGCCCTTTTTCGCTATGGGATCATCGCTCCCTTGCTCAATGAACAGGTGGATCGCGCCACATATTTGGCTGAGGTGTCTGCCAAAACCCACGAAGTCCCTTACTATGGTTCCAAAGAATTTACACCCAAGACAATCTTAGCTTGGCTAAGGCAATATCGCCGTAATGGTTTTGACGCGTTAAAGCCCCAGGCACGTTCGGATCGAGGACAATCCCGATCGTTATCCGGTGAATTACAGCTGCACTTGGTATCCCTGCGTAAAGAAAATCAAGGAATGCCAGTGACGGTGTTTTATGACCAATTGGTGCAACAAGGAGAGATTTTACCGCAGGATGTATCTTATACCTCTATCTATCGCTTACTGAAAAAGGAGGGATTGCTGGGGAAGGGGATAGTGCGTTCGCCCGAACGAAAACGGTTTTCTCATGATACGGTCAATATGCTCTGGCAAACCGACCTGTCAGATGGGCCATATCTTCGTACAGGCGACAAAAAAATCAAGACGTATTTAATTGCGGTGATCGATGATTGCTCTCGCCTATGCACATTTGCGCAATTTGTCCCATCCGAGAAATTTGACGGGCTACGCACAGTCTTGAAAGAAGCTTTGCTTCGCAGAGGCATTCCCAAGATGCTGTATACCGACAACGGCAAGATCTTTCGTTCCGATACGCTGCATTTGGCTTGTGCAGAATTAGGCATACACCTCCTGCACACGCAGCCCTATGATGCCGCTAGCAAAGGGAAAATAGAACGCCTGTTCGGAACGATTAAGACGCGTTTCTATTCGCTGTTAAAAGCAAAACCGGCTTCTTCATTGGAAGAACTGAATGAACGGTTTTGGAAGTGGTTGGAGGAAGACTACCATCGCAAGCCACATTCTTCTCTCAATGGAAAAATGCCGCTCGAAGTGTACTTGTCCCAGATTGATCAAGTACGGATGGTCGACGACCCTGCCAAATTAGATCCTATCTTTCTTAAACGGGAGAATCGAACTGTCAAACATGACGGAACGTTTTCGCTCAATAACCAGCTGTATGAAGTTCCCGAGCGATTTATAGGTCAAAAGATCGAGATTCGTTACGATGAACAAGGCGTGCATATCTATGAGGACGGGAAACCAGTCGCTCGCGCTTCTGAAGTGAATTTTCATGATAATGCTCATGTAAAACGAAAACGACCCGCCATCTCCTTCGCTGATATGCAAGGGATGGACAGGAAAGGAGAAGATAGGGAATGA
- a CDS encoding ExeA family protein has protein sequence MIMAFYSLSKIPFAKETKGMSPYTSRSFQEAMGCLTYMKQVRGMALVVGDPGAGKTYALGAFAEGLGQSLYKVIYFPLSTGTVTDFYRGLAFGLGEQPQSRKVDLFRQIQQAISRLFYEQKITPVFILDEMQMAKDVFLQDLSLLFNFHMDTQNPFVLLICGWPYLRDRLSLNPHRSLSQRLLVRHQVEPLDKEEVKGYMEHHLAYAGAKYPIFTEDAIEAVSACSNGYPRLINLLAMHALLYGSQNKKEQIDAEVIRIIAPECGLALR, from the coding sequence ATGATCATGGCATTCTATTCCCTTTCCAAAATCCCTTTTGCCAAGGAAACCAAAGGTATGTCGCCCTATACTTCCCGTTCCTTTCAAGAAGCAATGGGATGTTTAACCTACATGAAGCAGGTTCGCGGCATGGCACTTGTTGTCGGCGACCCGGGAGCCGGTAAAACCTACGCCTTGGGTGCATTTGCCGAAGGCTTGGGCCAATCGCTCTACAAGGTCATCTATTTCCCGTTGTCTACAGGAACAGTAACTGACTTTTACCGTGGATTGGCCTTCGGCCTAGGAGAACAGCCACAAAGTCGGAAAGTGGATCTGTTTCGCCAAATCCAACAGGCGATTAGCCGTTTGTTCTACGAACAAAAGATTACGCCGGTTTTCATCCTTGACGAGATGCAAATGGCCAAAGATGTCTTTTTACAAGATTTGAGCCTGCTCTTTAATTTTCACATGGATACCCAGAATCCTTTTGTCCTTCTTATATGCGGCTGGCCTTACTTACGGGACCGTCTGTCGTTAAACCCACATAGATCCTTATCCCAGCGGCTTTTGGTTCGACATCAGGTCGAGCCGCTGGATAAGGAAGAGGTCAAGGGATATATGGAGCATCACCTTGCCTATGCCGGGGCGAAATATCCGATTTTCACGGAAGACGCAATAGAAGCTGTTAGTGCCTGTTCCAATGGATATCCACGCCTGATTAATTTATTGGCTATGCACGCCCTATTATATGGCAGCCAAAACAAAAAAGAACAGATCGATGCCGAAGTCATCCGGATCATCGCCCCGGAGTGCGGTCTGGCATTGAGATAG
- a CDS encoding helix-turn-helix transcriptional regulator — translation MRPRLRQERNKRKWSQKYTAELLGMTERAYRHIEAGTRNPSYETVKKLRELFGVPDEVLLVPDCNTDSGNSSAMEQASSSA, via the coding sequence ATGAGACCTAGGCTCAGACAAGAACGCAATAAACGTAAATGGTCGCAAAAATACACAGCCGAACTGTTAGGCATGACAGAACGGGCTTATCGACACATTGAAGCTGGTACACGCAATCCAAGTTACGAAACGGTTAAAAAGTTAAGAGAATTATTTGGTGTTCCTGATGAGGTACTTCTTGTTCCTGATTGTAACACAGATTCCGGCAATTCGTCAGCTATGGAACAAGCCTCAAGCTCGGCGTGA
- a CDS encoding helix-turn-helix transcriptional regulator, producing MRQKLRQARTAKGMSYRDVATIVGITERAYRYIENGERGVSLGVAYKLEDLFGIKSRELLVQDCNTDSSNSSAMEQATTA from the coding sequence ATGAGACAAAAATTGCGTCAGGCACGTACCGCAAAAGGCATGTCCTACCGAGATGTCGCAACCATCGTCGGTATCACAGAACGAGCTTACCGTTACATCGAAAACGGTGAGCGTGGAGTTTCATTAGGAGTTGCTTACAAGTTGGAGGACTTGTTCGGCATTAAGAGTCGTGAACTCCTTGTTCAAGATTGTAACACAGATTCTAGCAATTCGTCAGCAATGGAACAAGCCACAACGGCATGA
- a CDS encoding replication protein translates to MANPQPDEYTRISNELYSSIMQTDFSKRQRNILDLIIRMSYGCGKKSALLRPSDFELVGVHKSDIKKELLHLEYAKVIFIDGERITLNKDYDQWRVSLKSVNGDKWTEVLKRNLTDRVGKTPTVTNSERVGNLPTEPQNEVGKIPTHDEKTVGKIPTLADESWQNTNLVVGKIPTHDEKTVGKIPTLADESWQNTNLVVGKIPTDDARETSSGASSAARKEILKKYTTTTTNPPISPHDEQFFGEQELLEAIDAHMTIRTGKPYATKGKAFQQAIQLYRDKVPIDIIISGINDSFDHYEGAGINTFSYCVPKIYELFQRGLEIEKSRGQPGGSIVQFDNERSKRNGRSPNNPRADTFSVDEMVRRKQQQQAYEPIELGDDIL, encoded by the coding sequence ATGGCAAACCCGCAACCGGACGAGTATACACGAATTTCAAATGAACTTTACAGCTCGATTATGCAGACGGATTTTTCGAAACGTCAGCGGAACATACTCGATCTGATTATTAGGATGTCATATGGTTGCGGAAAGAAAAGTGCCCTCCTTCGACCTTCTGATTTTGAATTGGTCGGCGTACATAAGTCAGACATCAAGAAGGAACTTCTACACCTTGAATACGCAAAAGTAATTTTCATCGATGGTGAACGTATCACACTTAACAAAGACTACGATCAGTGGAGAGTGAGCCTGAAATCGGTCAATGGAGATAAGTGGACAGAGGTACTGAAAAGAAATCTTACTGACCGAGTTGGTAAAACACCAACTGTTACGAATAGCGAAAGGGTTGGCAATTTACCAACAGAACCACAAAACGAAGTTGGTAAAATACCAACTCATGATGAAAAAACGGTTGGTAAAATACCAACTTTAGCGGACGAAAGTTGGCAAAATACCAACTTGGTAGTTGGTAAAATACCAACTCATGATGAAAAAACGGTTGGTAAAATACCAACTTTAGCGGACGAAAGTTGGCAAAATACCAACTTGGTAGTTGGTAAAATACCAACCGACGATGCTCGTGAGACCAGTTCTGGCGCGTCCTCTGCGGCGCGTAAAGAAATATTAAAGAAATATACTACTACTACTACTAACCCCCCTATATCCCCCCACGACGAACAGTTTTTCGGGGAACAGGAATTGCTAGAGGCGATTGATGCTCACATGACAATTCGAACGGGGAAACCTTATGCAACTAAGGGAAAAGCATTCCAACAAGCAATTCAGTTGTACAGAGACAAAGTGCCGATCGATATCATTATCTCCGGCATTAACGACAGCTTCGATCACTACGAAGGGGCCGGGATCAATACATTTTCGTACTGCGTGCCAAAGATTTATGAACTGTTCCAGCGAGGTTTGGAAATAGAAAAATCACGCGGACAACCTGGAGGTTCAATTGTGCAATTCGACAATGAAAGGAGTAAACGCAATGGACGATCTCCAAACAATCCTCGAGCGGACACGTTTAGCGTCGACGAAATGGTTAGAAGAAAACAGCAACAACAGGCCTATGAACCAATCGAACTCGGCGACGATATTTTGTAA
- a CDS encoding helix-turn-helix domain-containing protein, with amino-acid sequence MDIGQRIKIFRKQYGYTALELAEALQVSQSHISRLENGTRLPSIDFLMEFCDFLNITLGEFFYDGLSDLPDDIQQLLTEAKSLTPEKRDLIIKLIQAMR; translated from the coding sequence ATGGACATCGGACAACGAATTAAAATATTCCGCAAACAATACGGATATACAGCTTTAGAATTAGCTGAAGCACTACAAGTTTCGCAATCTCATATAAGTAGACTTGAAAACGGCACTCGACTACCATCTATTGATTTTTTGATGGAGTTTTGCGATTTCCTCAACATCACCCTTGGAGAGTTTTTTTACGACGGCCTGTCTGACTTACCAGACGATATTCAACAGCTTCTTACAGAAGCCAAAAGTCTTACTCCAGAGAAGCGAGATTTGATCATAAAACTCATTCAAGCGATGCGGTAA
- a CDS encoding helix-turn-helix domain containing protein — MTNAVAERKTSKRASGYHQDPVKLIATSHMTQERKQLYIALEDMDFIWDMKDIERVERMWEDGISIQAMSRRLDRDTDEIAVLIIDRVRKEKIKPRREGVFGNRG; from the coding sequence ATGACTAATGCGGTAGCCGAAAGAAAAACGTCCAAACGGGCATCCGGATATCACCAAGACCCTGTCAAACTCATTGCAACCAGCCATATGACGCAGGAACGAAAGCAACTGTATATCGCGTTGGAAGATATGGATTTCATCTGGGATATGAAAGACATCGAACGGGTTGAGCGCATGTGGGAAGATGGGATTTCGATCCAAGCGATGTCTCGAAGGTTAGATCGGGATACCGATGAAATCGCAGTCCTAATCATCGATCGAGTACGGAAAGAGAAAATCAAACCTAGACGCGAAGGAGTGTTCGGAAATCGTGGCTAG
- a CDS encoding DUF5348 domain-containing protein translates to MTRTQKPGILVYCPAKERWQIQKIDHSYDLHCGDCFEIKVGYEYIPCRIELGCEWLLYLRETRFYLHPKQKYEVKVD, encoded by the coding sequence ATGACCCGAACCCAAAAACCAGGAATCCTCGTCTATTGTCCTGCCAAGGAACGCTGGCAAATCCAAAAGATAGACCATTCTTACGACCTTCACTGCGGCGATTGTTTCGAGATTAAGGTAGGCTATGAGTATATCCCTTGTAGAATAGAACTTGGCTGTGAATGGCTGTTATACCTTCGGGAAACTCGATTTTATTTACATCCAAAACAGAAATACGAAGTGAAAGTCGATTAA
- a CDS encoding helix-turn-helix transcriptional regulator, with translation MYGKNIKRIRESRNMTQTELAERVGVTQEHISRLENEDRNPSFPLLEKIADSLKVPITDLLQDQIKEARTG, from the coding sequence GTGTACGGAAAAAACATCAAGCGAATAAGAGAAAGCAGAAACATGACGCAAACGGAATTGGCGGAACGCGTAGGGGTTACTCAAGAACACATCAGTCGTTTAGAAAACGAAGATAGAAATCCCTCCTTTCCTCTTTTGGAAAAGATTGCTGATTCTTTAAAAGTCCCTATCACCGATCTCCTTCAAGATCAAATCAAGGAGGCGAGAACTGGATGA
- a CDS encoding YqaJ viral recombinase family protein produces MRADVLASTVNMSHEEWLAARKNGLGGSDVAVITGFSKYKSPVELYLEKIGEFEPKEAGEAAYFGTLLEDVVAKEFEKRSEMKVRRRNAILRHPDYPWMLANLDRVIVGKQEGFEAKTASAYLSDEWAEDKVPWSYELQCQHYMAVTGYERWWIACLVGGNKFVYKPIERDEEVIQAVIQAERKFWNEHVVKRIPPMIDGSDASSNLLNTLYPKSIPDTYVELPSDAKRLLEDFEYWQTEEKSAGERKDEAANKLKDMLGEHESGWIGERKVIWKSVASNRFDSTKFKKDHPDLYGQYVKESLSRRFSVK; encoded by the coding sequence ATGCGCGCGGATGTTTTGGCATCAACGGTCAATATGAGTCACGAGGAATGGCTGGCGGCTCGGAAAAATGGATTAGGAGGCAGTGATGTTGCGGTTATTACTGGATTCTCAAAGTATAAAAGCCCGGTGGAGTTGTATCTGGAGAAGATCGGCGAATTCGAACCAAAGGAAGCGGGGGAAGCGGCGTATTTCGGAACTTTACTTGAGGATGTAGTAGCAAAAGAATTTGAAAAACGAAGCGAAATGAAAGTGAGGCGCAGAAATGCAATTCTTCGCCATCCTGACTATCCTTGGATGCTGGCGAACCTTGACCGTGTGATCGTCGGTAAACAAGAAGGTTTCGAAGCGAAAACTGCCTCTGCTTACTTATCAGACGAATGGGCAGAAGATAAGGTTCCGTGGTCGTATGAGCTGCAGTGTCAACATTACATGGCCGTTACTGGATATGAACGTTGGTGGATTGCTTGTTTAGTTGGCGGCAACAAATTTGTGTACAAGCCTATCGAGCGGGATGAAGAGGTAATTCAAGCGGTTATTCAAGCGGAAAGAAAATTCTGGAATGAACATGTAGTCAAGCGGATACCGCCAATGATAGATGGTTCGGACGCATCCAGCAACTTGCTCAATACATTATATCCAAAATCCATCCCGGACACCTACGTTGAACTACCATCCGATGCAAAAAGGTTACTTGAAGATTTCGAGTATTGGCAAACAGAAGAAAAGTCGGCCGGTGAGCGGAAAGACGAAGCAGCTAACAAGCTAAAAGATATGCTTGGAGAACACGAATCGGGTTGGATCGGGGAACGGAAAGTGATTTGGAAATCCGTTGCATCCAATCGATTTGATTCTACCAAATTCAAAAAAGATCACCCGGATCTTTATGGACAATATGTAAAAGAAAGTCTGTCTCGTAGATTCTCGGTGAAGTAA
- a CDS encoding helix-turn-helix domain-containing protein has translation MKVTEFVGNRIKELRKRFDINAKELALSIGVSQSFLSAIENGVKKCSLETIDKICSTLNITLSEFFADDTQELPPDIHNLLRTIQTLTPTQRELLDKFLREMKGSE, from the coding sequence ATGAAAGTTACAGAATTTGTTGGAAACCGTATTAAAGAATTGAGAAAACGGTTTGATATAAACGCAAAAGAATTAGCTTTATCAATCGGTGTATCTCAAAGTTTTCTTTCAGCTATTGAAAATGGTGTGAAAAAATGCTCGCTTGAAACCATTGATAAAATCTGTTCCACCCTTAACATCACTCTCAGCGAATTCTTCGCTGATGACACACAAGAATTGCCTCCAGACATACATAACTTGCTTCGTACCATCCAGACCCTTACTCCAACCCAACGGGAGCTTTTGGACAAGTTCCTGCGTGAAATGAAAGGAAGTGAATGA
- the recT gene encoding recombination protein RecT: MMTRADNKNKLVSQAEGASQAATPSQTIAAYLKKMEPTFAEVLPKHIDKERLLRIALTTIRTNPKLLECTIPSLMASVMQSATLGLEPGLLGHCYFLPFKNNRTGTSEVQFIIGYKGMIDLARRSGNIQSISAHEVYENDFFELIYGLDENLKHIPWHTRSDERFDQPGMIRGAYMVAKFKDGGHYIHYMPKQEIDLHRARSKSANNGPWVSDYIEMCKKTVVRSGWKWLPISIEMAEQVVRSDESVRKDITETATSEVPIIEYNADDLETQPQQEESEVVPEEQQTLV; the protein is encoded by the coding sequence ATCATGACACGTGCAGATAACAAAAACAAACTGGTAAGCCAAGCGGAAGGCGCTTCACAAGCGGCCACGCCGAGCCAAACAATCGCAGCATATCTAAAAAAAATGGAGCCTACATTTGCAGAAGTTCTACCTAAACATATCGATAAGGAACGGCTCCTGCGGATCGCACTTACAACAATCCGTACCAACCCGAAACTGTTGGAATGCACCATACCGAGTCTGATGGCATCCGTAATGCAATCAGCAACTCTAGGACTTGAACCAGGATTACTTGGACATTGTTACTTTTTGCCATTTAAAAACAATCGCACTGGAACATCGGAAGTGCAGTTTATCATCGGTTACAAAGGAATGATCGACCTCGCGAGACGTTCCGGTAATATCCAATCCATTTCGGCACATGAAGTATACGAAAACGACTTCTTTGAACTGATTTACGGACTTGATGAGAATCTAAAACACATTCCATGGCACACACGTTCTGATGAACGATTTGATCAACCAGGAATGATTCGTGGGGCATATATGGTGGCAAAATTCAAAGACGGCGGTCATTACATACACTACATGCCGAAACAAGAGATTGACCTGCATAGAGCACGTAGCAAGTCGGCAAACAACGGACCATGGGTATCGGATTACATCGAAATGTGTAAGAAAACGGTAGTAAGGTCAGGGTGGAAGTGGTTGCCCATCAGTATCGAAATGGCGGAACAAGTGGTGCGATCTGATGAATCAGTACGTAAAGATATCACAGAAACAGCAACATCCGAAGTGCCGATCATTGAATACAATGCCGATGATTTAGAAACACAACCTCAACAAGAAGAATCAGAAGTTGTTCCAGAAGAACAACAAACGCTTGTGTAG
- a CDS encoding LysM peptidoglycan-binding domain-containing protein: protein MKLNLTHIAIAGLALCTLFSLYTGTGDAKSPVPDKPSKTYTVQGSDTLWSIVTSHHEYDRYDPRDVIYQIEKMNHMKDSTIQDGQALQLP from the coding sequence ATGAAACTCAACCTAACTCACATAGCAATCGCAGGACTCGCTCTCTGCACATTGTTTTCCTTATATACCGGAACTGGTGATGCAAAGTCACCGGTACCGGACAAACCAAGTAAAACGTATACGGTGCAAGGCAGTGACACACTCTGGTCCATCGTCACCAGTCACCACGAGTATGACCGTTACGATCCACGCGATGTGATTTATCAGATCGAGAAGATGAACCATATGAAAGATTCAACGATTCAGGATGGACAAGCATTGCAGTTGCCATAG
- a CDS encoding helix-turn-helix domain-containing protein — MRAEELGELLRWCRLEKGWTQQVLADYLRVDRSVVSRHENGEYFNLDIVKRWGMYTGYHEIVSSAVAEFCGFENQMAKKYITYERIINRLRADLVAIG, encoded by the coding sequence TTGAGAGCGGAGGAACTAGGGGAATTGCTTCGATGGTGCCGCCTTGAAAAAGGTTGGACACAACAAGTATTGGCGGATTATTTACGAGTGGATCGGTCAGTAGTTTCCCGACATGAGAACGGGGAGTATTTCAATCTTGATATCGTAAAACGTTGGGGGATGTATACAGGATACCACGAGATCGTAAGTAGTGCCGTCGCTGAGTTTTGTGGATTTGAAAATCAGATGGCTAAGAAATATATAACCTATGAGCGAATCATCAACCGATTGCGAGCGGATCTTGTAGCAATTGGATAG
- a CDS encoding ATP-binding protein, protein MDDLQTILERTRLASTKWLEENSNNRPMNQSNSATIFCKKCNDEAGYLVKDDNDNDIWRMCDCVEQRRARRLMRTSELTDELRKLGFKNFLKDGRPACVMRAYETASNYYRQFDHVRYDRQNSIALLGVPGTGKTHLLVAACNNLLTKGISVLYFPHVEGFNNLKDNLDELETKIGYMKNVDVLYWDDLFKGRKTPTDFQLEQFFGVINYRYLNNKPIMVSSEKTVDQLMDIDQAIASRIYEMCKHFLVIMELTPEEKAAGMKLNYRLEG, encoded by the coding sequence ATGGACGATCTCCAAACAATCCTCGAGCGGACACGTTTAGCGTCGACGAAATGGTTAGAAGAAAACAGCAACAACAGGCCTATGAACCAATCGAACTCGGCGACGATATTTTGTAAAAAGTGCAACGATGAAGCGGGCTATCTTGTGAAGGATGATAACGACAATGATATTTGGCGCATGTGTGATTGTGTGGAGCAACGCCGGGCGCGGCGATTAATGCGAACAAGCGAACTGACGGACGAACTGCGGAAACTTGGATTCAAAAATTTCTTGAAAGACGGTCGTCCGGCATGTGTGATGCGAGCCTATGAAACCGCATCGAACTATTATCGACAGTTTGATCACGTTCGGTATGATCGGCAAAACAGCATTGCGCTCCTTGGTGTTCCCGGGACCGGAAAAACACATCTGCTAGTGGCAGCTTGCAACAACCTCTTGACGAAAGGTATCAGCGTTTTATACTTTCCGCACGTCGAAGGTTTTAACAATCTAAAAGACAACTTGGATGAACTGGAGACAAAAATCGGATACATGAAAAACGTTGACGTTTTATACTGGGATGATCTTTTCAAAGGTCGGAAAACACCAACGGATTTCCAACTGGAGCAATTCTTTGGGGTGATCAATTACCGGTACCTGAACAACAAGCCGATCATGGTTAGTTCTGAAAAAACGGTCGATCAACTCATGGACATTGACCAGGCGATTGCGTCGCGGATCTACGAAATGTGCAAACATTTCTTAGTGATTATGGAACTTACACCAGAAGAAAAGGCGGCCGGCATGAAATTAAATTATCGACTGGAGGGATGA
- a CDS encoding helix-turn-helix domain-containing protein encodes MANFSERMTELFETRNVTKRALSQAVDVSERMIQYYVTGKKSPTMETLIALADYFQVSLDYLVGRSDEPERR; translated from the coding sequence ATGGCTAATTTTTCTGAACGCATGACCGAACTATTTGAAACCCGAAACGTAACAAAACGTGCTCTTTCACAAGCTGTCGATGTGTCTGAGCGAATGATTCAATACTATGTGACCGGTAAGAAAAGCCCCACGATGGAAACTCTTATAGCACTCGCCGATTACTTCCAAGTCTCCCTCGACTACCTCGTAGGGCGTTCAGATGAACCCGAGAGGAGGTGA